From the Juglans microcarpa x Juglans regia isolate MS1-56 chromosome 3D, Jm3101_v1.0, whole genome shotgun sequence genome, the window TGGAACAAATTGCTCGAAGCAGCAGACCGAGCTGGCACTAGTCCTCATAATAAGGATGTTCACCAAAATGATCTATGTGCCCTTCCCTTCTCATCAGGCACTACAGGGTTATCGAAAGGTGTCATGCTAACTCATCGAAATCTGGTAGCTAATCTGTGTTCCACACTCTTTAGTGTAAGACCAGAAATGGTGGGTCAGGTCACTACACTAGGTCTAATTCCTTTCTTTCATATTTATGGGATCACTGGAATATGTTGTGCCACCCTTAGAAACAAGGGAAAAGTGGTGGTGATGGAAAGGTTCGAACTTCGAACATTTATGAATGCTTTGATCACTCAGGAGGTCACATTTGCACCAATTGTGCCGCCAATTATCTTGCAGTTGGTCAAGAATCCAATAGTGGAGGAATTTGATCTTAGTATGCTTAAACTCCGAGCCATTATGTCTGCAGCCGCTCCACTAGCACCCGAGCTTCTTAATGCCTTTGAAAACAAGTTCCCTGGAGTACAGGTCCAAGAGGTGATTAGCATAAACTCCTTTTACCATGTTGCTCAAATAAGTTGATAAGTGTTTGTGCTAAATTGCCTCTTTGCTAACAGGCATATGGATTGACCGAGCATAGCTGCATCACTCTCACTCTTGTGGACCTTGAAACTGTTAGCTCTCCCTCAAAGAAGAACTCAGTTGGTTACATTCTCCCAAATTtagaagtaaaatttattaatccagAAACTGGCCAATCCCTACCCATGAATACACCAGGCGAAATTTGTGTTAGAAGTCAATGTGTAATGCAAGGTAAGGAAGATATAGTTGCATGTAGCACGTCATATTGATATTTAAGTATAGTTccatgttaattataagaaaaatgacaaataacTATCTTgagttgtaaaatatttatgggtgtatcattactctagttataaactttttagGTTATTACAATAATGAGGAGGAGACTGCCCGGACTATCGACGAGAAAGGGTGGCTTCACACAGGTGACATTGGATTCATAGATGATGAGGGTGATGTTTTCATTGTGGATCGCATTAAGGAGTTAATCAAGTACAAAGGTTTCCAAGTAAGTTGCCCCTTGACATGTTTGCGTGTTCATGTTATACTTGATTGATGGTTCACGTAGCTAATTCAGAATCATAACATTCAAGCTCAAGAATATTAGAAGTCTAAATGAAGAGTTGGACTAATTCACATTTGGTGGACATAATTAATGTGCCATCTTCTTCCATCTGCAGGTGGCTCCTGCTGAGCTTGAGGCCATCCTTCTCACTCATCCCTCAATTGAAGATGCAGCCGTAGTGCCGTGAGCATAgtcatcatcatctttttttgtcctttctttctagctaattatatattttttgagaatttgaagATTGAAAATTCACAATACTTTCtcatattttggattttttaagaTTGCCTGATGAGGAGGCAGGGGAGATCCCAGGTGCAAGCGTTGTGATGGTCCAAAGTGCAAAGGAGAGTGAAGAAGATATCATGAATTACGTTGCCTCGAATGTTGCACATTACAAGAAAGTGAGAGTGGTGCAATTTGTGGACACAATCCCAAAATCACCTTCTGGAAAAATAATGAGAAGGCTTATTAAAGATAAGATGATAGAAGAGATGCGGGCAAAGCTCTCCAACTCCAAACTCAATCCAATATTGAAATAACATATTTTGCTTGAGTTTTCTACTCAACCAAGAGTTCGTGATTAACTGATAAAATGTACCCATCCTAGATAACTTTTGTCTAGCTATGACAAATTGGGTATATATTGCTATGTTGAGCTCTACTAAATaatctttgtttctttgtttttaaagtTCAATGAAATTTCTCCTCAGTTCACCTATaaagttttggaaaaaagaTAAACGCACAAtacttttcacaatattttatataattataaaatataattgtaaaatatgtcgTGAAAAGTATCATGAATTTTTAGgataacatataaaaaattctaactcATATTcctaattaattgattgtgggcaCATCATCCAACATGAAACAATTTTATCAACTTTGTGCTCACGCCTAGCTTTGGATTGGAATTCCACCCTCTTGCTGGCACATGGGAGACCA encodes:
- the LOC121254009 gene encoding 4-coumarate--CoA ligase-like 1, which codes for MGTYAQNLKQDEEHVFKSRFPAVTVPDDMTLPQFVLQNAELYADKVAFVEAVTGKQITYSDVVRGTMRFGKALRSLGLSKGQVVIVVLPNVAEYAIVALGIMTAGGVFSGANPSSHVSEIKKQVQAAKAKLIVTNGPNYEKVKGLGIPVIIQGEEVIEGAMNWNKLLEAADRAGTSPHNKDVHQNDLCALPFSSGTTGLSKGVMLTHRNLVANLCSTLFSVRPEMVGQVTTLGLIPFFHIYGITGICCATLRNKGKVVVMERFELRTFMNALITQEVTFAPIVPPIILQLVKNPIVEEFDLSMLKLRAIMSAAAPLAPELLNAFENKFPGVQVQEAYGLTEHSCITLTLVDLETVSSPSKKNSVGYILPNLEVKFINPETGQSLPMNTPGEICVRSQCVMQGYYNNEEETARTIDEKGWLHTGDIGFIDDEGDVFIVDRIKELIKYKGFQVAPAELEAILLTHPSIEDAAVVPLPDEEAGEIPGASVVMVQSAKESEEDIMNYVASNVAHYKKVRVVQFVDTIPKSPSGKIMRRLIKDKMIEEMRAKLSNSKLNPILK